In Oryzihumus leptocrescens, the following are encoded in one genomic region:
- a CDS encoding class II 3-deoxy-7-phosphoheptulonate synthase, which translates to MSIDATPEVLAGLDAWRDLPAAQQPQWPDADALGQAVRTLSTYPPLVFAGECDILRTRLAAAARGQAFVLQGGDCAETFAHATADNIRDRIKTILQMSAVLTYGASLPVVKVGRMAGQYAKPRSSGDETREGVTLPAYRGDMVNDFAFTPEARTPDPDRLVRAYHASSATLNLVRAFTQGGFADLRRVHDWNRGFVANSANARYEKLAKDIDKAMKFMEACGADFEAMHRVEFFAAHEALLLDYERPLTRIDSRTGLPYDVSGHFLWVGERTRDIDGAHIDFISRVRNPIGIKLSPKADPDYVLRLIDRVDPEREPGRLTFITRMGAGTVRDALPAIVEKVTASGAVPTWICDPMHGNTFESSTGYKTRRFDDVVEEVRGFFEVHQGLGTVPGGIHIELTGNDVTECLGGAEEILDADLEKRYETVCDPRLNHQQSLELAFLVAEMLSQR; encoded by the coding sequence GTGAGCATCGACGCGACCCCCGAAGTCCTGGCCGGGCTGGACGCCTGGCGTGACCTGCCCGCCGCGCAGCAGCCTCAGTGGCCTGACGCCGACGCGCTGGGCCAGGCCGTGCGGACGCTGTCGACCTATCCGCCGCTGGTCTTCGCCGGCGAGTGCGACATCCTGCGGACGCGTCTCGCCGCCGCCGCGCGCGGTCAGGCGTTCGTGCTCCAGGGCGGGGACTGCGCCGAGACGTTCGCCCACGCGACCGCCGACAACATCCGCGACCGGATCAAGACGATCCTGCAGATGTCCGCGGTGCTGACCTACGGCGCCAGCCTTCCGGTGGTCAAGGTCGGCCGCATGGCCGGGCAGTACGCCAAGCCCCGCAGCAGCGGCGACGAGACCCGCGAGGGCGTCACCCTGCCCGCCTACCGCGGCGACATGGTCAACGACTTCGCGTTCACCCCCGAGGCCCGCACCCCCGACCCCGACCGGCTGGTGCGCGCCTACCACGCGAGCTCGGCCACGCTGAACCTCGTGCGGGCGTTCACCCAGGGTGGTTTCGCCGACCTGCGCCGGGTGCACGACTGGAACCGTGGCTTCGTGGCCAACTCCGCCAACGCCCGCTACGAGAAGCTGGCCAAGGACATCGACAAGGCCATGAAGTTCATGGAGGCCTGCGGTGCCGACTTCGAGGCGATGCACCGGGTGGAGTTCTTCGCCGCGCACGAGGCGCTGCTGCTGGACTACGAGCGGCCGCTGACGCGCATCGACTCCCGCACCGGGCTGCCCTACGACGTCTCCGGCCACTTCCTGTGGGTCGGCGAGCGGACGCGGGACATCGACGGCGCGCACATCGACTTCATCTCCCGCGTGCGCAACCCGATCGGCATCAAGCTCAGCCCCAAGGCCGACCCGGACTACGTGCTGCGCCTCATCGACAGGGTCGACCCCGAGCGCGAGCCGGGCCGGCTGACCTTCATCACCCGCATGGGCGCCGGCACGGTCCGTGACGCGCTGCCTGCGATCGTGGAGAAGGTCACCGCCTCCGGCGCGGTGCCCACGTGGATCTGCGACCCCATGCACGGCAACACCTTCGAGTCCTCCACCGGCTACAAGACGCGGCGCTTCGACGACGTCGTCGAGGAGGTGCGCGGCTTCTTCGAGGTGCACCAGGGCCTGGGCACCGTGCCCGGCGGCATCCACATCGAGCTGACCGGCAACGACGTGACCGAGTGCCTCGGCGGCGCCGAGGAGATCCTCGACGCCGACCTCGAGAAGCGCTACGAGACCGTGTGCGACCCGCGGCTGAACCACCAGCAGAGCCTGGAGCTGGCGTTCCTGGTCGCCGAGATGCTGAGCCAGCGGTGA
- a CDS encoding response regulator, with the protein MSGVDQAGRADGQATGGAAGDAGTQPAAGEATGGPGLRVVVADDHPMWRDAVARDLADAGFTVVATADDGPSAVNRTLATRPDVLVLDLNLPGMRGDEVCAAIRRAGAPTRVLVLSASAEQRDVLEAVKVGATGYLLKSASREEFLDAVRETAAGTAVFTAGLAGLVLGEFRRMAAQDGTGRQPSVPGLTERETEVLKLVATGLSYKQIAARLFISHRTVQNHVQNTLTKLQLHNRIELVRFAIAQGLDDPEPAG; encoded by the coding sequence ATGAGCGGTGTCGATCAGGCGGGCCGCGCCGACGGGCAGGCGACCGGGGGTGCGGCAGGGGACGCCGGCACGCAGCCGGCGGCGGGCGAGGCGACGGGCGGCCCCGGGCTGCGGGTGGTCGTGGCCGACGACCACCCGATGTGGCGGGACGCCGTGGCCCGCGACCTCGCCGACGCCGGGTTCACCGTCGTGGCCACGGCCGATGACGGCCCCTCGGCCGTCAACCGGACCCTGGCCACCCGCCCGGACGTGCTGGTCCTCGACCTCAACCTGCCGGGCATGCGCGGCGACGAGGTCTGCGCCGCGATCCGGCGCGCCGGCGCGCCGACCCGGGTCCTGGTCCTGTCCGCCAGCGCCGAGCAGCGGGACGTGCTCGAGGCGGTCAAGGTCGGCGCGACCGGCTACCTGCTCAAGTCCGCCTCCCGCGAGGAGTTCCTCGACGCCGTCCGGGAGACCGCCGCGGGCACGGCGGTGTTCACCGCCGGGCTCGCCGGGCTGGTGCTGGGGGAGTTCCGCCGGATGGCGGCGCAGGACGGCACGGGCCGGCAGCCGTCGGTGCCCGGCCTGACCGAGCGGGAGACCGAGGTGCTCAAGCTCGTGGCGACCGGGCTGAGCTACAAGCAGATCGCCGCCCGGCTGTTCATCTCCCACCGCACCGTGCAGAACCACGTGCAGAACACGCTGACCAAGCTGCAGCTGCACAACCGGATCGAGCTGGTGCGCTTCGCCATCGCCCAGGGACTGGACGACCCCGAGCCCGCGGGCTGA
- a CDS encoding endonuclease/exonuclease/phosphatase family protein — protein MTRAALRVATWNVHDLKDDVEAAVRVVRAVDPDVLCLQEVPRRPFSGRRVGGFAQRCGLSFAGRHRGSGGTTVLTRPSLDLHDSRHEGLPVAPLQRERGYAVARVALPGHRPLTVASIHLGLDPVEREHHLLQVLSDVGPSEALVVAGDLNEVSSGRAWRTLASRLPQVSPARPTFSARHPRMAIDAVFASLPALPDDPVPGLDPADLVRASDHLPVWVDLDVSRLARVRRA, from the coding sequence GTGACCCGCGCGGCCCTGCGGGTCGCGACCTGGAACGTGCACGACCTCAAGGACGACGTCGAGGCTGCCGTGCGCGTGGTGCGGGCGGTCGACCCGGACGTGCTCTGCCTGCAGGAGGTGCCCCGGCGCCCGTTCTCCGGGCGCCGCGTCGGCGGCTTCGCGCAACGGTGCGGGCTGTCCTTCGCCGGCCGGCACCGGGGCAGTGGTGGCACGACCGTCCTGACCCGGCCGTCGCTGGACCTGCACGACAGCAGGCACGAGGGCCTGCCCGTGGCACCGCTGCAGCGCGAGCGCGGGTATGCCGTGGCCCGGGTCGCCCTGCCCGGTCACCGCCCGCTCACCGTGGCCAGCATCCACCTCGGCCTCGACCCGGTGGAGCGGGAGCACCACCTGCTGCAGGTGCTCTCGGACGTCGGGCCCTCCGAGGCGCTGGTCGTGGCCGGCGACCTCAACGAGGTCTCCTCCGGCCGGGCGTGGAGGACCCTGGCCTCCCGGCTGCCGCAGGTGTCGCCGGCCCGGCCGACCTTCTCGGCCCGGCACCCGCGGATGGCGATCGACGCGGTGTTCGCCTCGCTGCCGGCGCTCCCGGACGACCCCGTGCCGGGCCTGGACCCCGCCGACCTCGTCCGCGCGAGCGACCACCTGCCGGTCTGGGTCGACCTCGACGTGAGCCGGCTCGCCAGGGTGCGTCGCGCCTGA
- a CDS encoding molybdopterin-dependent oxidoreductase — MSSWGLAEPRPLPPGQRRTESLRPVHYGRVPRMDLASWSLRIGGDAKGGSTALTWAEFDDLPKVDVRADHHCVSHYTTQDLLWSGVAVRTILDLAPPEDDVEHALVSAAYGYSSNVRMEDLASPRAILATHLDGEPLTPEHGWPCRLVLPHLYGWKGPKWVLAIDYQHHPERGFWEQRGYHFTGDVWREERYAYQE; from the coding sequence GTGAGCTCATGGGGGCTGGCCGAGCCGCGGCCGCTCCCGCCCGGTCAGCGCCGGACGGAGAGCCTGCGGCCGGTCCACTACGGCCGCGTGCCCAGGATGGACCTGGCCAGCTGGTCGTTGCGGATCGGGGGCGACGCCAAGGGGGGCAGCACGGCGCTGACGTGGGCGGAGTTCGACGACCTGCCCAAGGTCGACGTCCGGGCCGACCACCACTGCGTCTCGCACTACACCACCCAGGACCTGCTGTGGTCCGGCGTCGCCGTACGCACGATCCTGGACCTGGCCCCGCCGGAGGACGACGTCGAGCACGCGCTCGTCTCGGCCGCCTACGGCTACAGCTCCAACGTGCGGATGGAGGACCTCGCCTCCCCGCGCGCGATCCTCGCGACGCACCTCGACGGCGAGCCGCTGACGCCGGAGCACGGCTGGCCGTGCCGGCTCGTCCTGCCGCACCTGTACGGCTGGAAGGGGCCCAAGTGGGTGCTTGCCATCGACTACCAGCACCACCCCGAGCGGGGCTTCTGGGAGCAGCGCGGCTACCACTTCACCGGTGACGTGTGGCGCGAGGAGCGCTACGCCTACCAGGAGTAG
- a CDS encoding 6-phosphofructokinase, which translates to MRIGVLTGGGDCPGLNAVIRAVVRKGVETYGHEFVGYRDGWKGPLEGLTRPLGLEDVEDILARGGTILGSSRTNPYTVDGGVDRIRENVRAAGIDALVAIGGEDTLGVAKRLTDDGLGVVGVPKTIDNDLSGTDYTFGFDTAVSIATEAIDRLRTTAESHHRALVVEVMGRHAGWIALHSGLAGGANVILVPERRFDIDQVAAWVKHRFDQEYAPIIVVAEGAQPSDGGEALQSDELDAFGHVRLGGIGIWLAAELEQRTGHESRCVVLGHIQRGGTPTAYDRVLATRFGLHAIDAVHEGEFGVMVALRGTDIVRVPLAEATAELKTVPPERYAEAEVFFG; encoded by the coding sequence ATGCGCATCGGTGTGTTGACAGGTGGCGGCGACTGTCCCGGCCTCAACGCCGTGATCCGGGCCGTGGTCCGCAAGGGGGTCGAGACCTACGGCCACGAGTTCGTGGGCTACCGCGACGGGTGGAAGGGCCCGCTCGAGGGGCTGACCAGACCCCTGGGGCTGGAGGACGTCGAGGACATCCTCGCCCGCGGCGGCACGATCCTGGGGTCCTCGCGGACCAACCCGTACACGGTCGACGGGGGCGTGGACCGCATCCGGGAGAACGTCCGCGCCGCCGGTATCGACGCGCTGGTCGCCATCGGGGGAGAGGACACCCTCGGGGTGGCCAAGCGGCTCACCGACGACGGACTCGGCGTGGTGGGCGTGCCCAAGACGATCGACAACGACCTGTCCGGCACCGACTACACCTTCGGCTTCGACACCGCGGTGTCCATCGCCACCGAGGCGATCGACCGGCTGCGCACCACGGCCGAGTCGCACCACCGCGCCCTCGTCGTGGAGGTCATGGGCCGGCACGCCGGCTGGATCGCGCTGCACTCCGGCCTGGCCGGCGGGGCCAACGTCATCCTCGTCCCCGAGCGGCGCTTCGACATCGACCAGGTCGCGGCCTGGGTCAAGCACCGCTTCGACCAGGAGTACGCCCCGATCATCGTGGTCGCCGAGGGCGCGCAGCCCAGCGACGGCGGGGAGGCGCTGCAGAGCGACGAGCTCGACGCGTTCGGCCATGTCCGCCTCGGAGGGATCGGCATCTGGCTGGCCGCCGAGCTCGAGCAGCGCACCGGGCACGAGAGCCGGTGCGTGGTCCTGGGCCACATCCAGCGCGGTGGCACCCCCACGGCCTACGACCGGGTGCTGGCCACCCGCTTCGGGCTGCACGCGATCGACGCCGTCCACGAGGGCGAGTTCGGGGTCATGGTGGCGTTGCGCGGCACCGACATCGTGCGCGTCCCGCTCGCCGAGGCGACCGCCGAGCTCAAGACGGTCCCGCCGGAGCGCTACGCCGAGGCCGAGGTCTTCTTCGGCTGA
- a CDS encoding threonine aldolase family protein yields the protein MSGATRLVDLRSDTLTRPTAAMRQAMAGAEVGDDVYGEDPTVASLEERVAGMLGHEAGLFTPSGSLANQLGLRLHVKAGEEVIADSLAHVLRAEMGAAAVFSGISSRSWVAERGLLDPAQPLAMMQPAAGAYQVSTRLVVVENTHNFGGGTVQPLERIAALREATRSQGVALHIDGARLWNAHVATGTGLAAYGQLADTVSVCLSKGLGAPVGSVLVGSQAHMDEARVWRKRFGGGMRQAGILAAAGHWALDHHVERLAQDHARAQQVAKAVADVAPGVVDPATVETNILILDVGAVGWSAAGFVTAAADRGLRIYATNAHAVRLVWHLDVDEADTAYAADVVTDLLAEAAHRS from the coding sequence GTGAGCGGGGCGACGCGCCTGGTCGACCTGCGCTCGGACACCCTGACGCGCCCCACCGCGGCGATGCGTCAGGCGATGGCCGGAGCCGAGGTGGGCGACGACGTCTACGGCGAGGACCCCACCGTCGCCTCCCTGGAGGAGCGGGTCGCGGGGATGCTCGGCCACGAGGCGGGGCTGTTCACGCCGTCCGGGTCGCTGGCCAACCAGCTCGGCCTGCGCCTGCACGTCAAGGCGGGTGAGGAGGTCATCGCCGACTCCCTGGCCCACGTGCTGCGCGCCGAGATGGGCGCCGCGGCGGTGTTCTCGGGCATCTCCTCGCGCTCCTGGGTCGCCGAGCGGGGACTGCTCGACCCGGCCCAGCCGCTGGCGATGATGCAGCCGGCGGCCGGGGCCTACCAGGTCTCGACACGCCTGGTCGTCGTCGAGAACACCCACAACTTCGGCGGCGGCACCGTCCAGCCGCTCGAGCGCATCGCCGCCCTGCGCGAGGCGACCCGGTCGCAGGGCGTGGCCCTGCACATCGACGGCGCCCGGCTCTGGAACGCGCACGTCGCCACGGGCACCGGCCTCGCGGCGTACGGGCAGCTGGCCGACACCGTCTCGGTGTGCCTGAGCAAGGGCCTGGGTGCGCCGGTGGGCTCGGTGCTCGTCGGGTCCCAGGCCCACATGGACGAGGCGCGGGTGTGGCGCAAGCGCTTCGGCGGCGGCATGCGCCAGGCCGGCATCCTCGCCGCGGCCGGGCACTGGGCCCTGGACCACCACGTCGAGCGGCTCGCGCAGGACCACGCCCGGGCGCAGCAGGTGGCCAAGGCCGTCGCCGACGTGGCTCCCGGCGTCGTCGACCCGGCCACGGTCGAGACCAACATCCTGATCCTCGACGTCGGTGCGGTCGGCTGGTCGGCCGCCGGCTTCGTCACGGCCGCCGCGGACCGCGGCCTGCGGATCTACGCCACCAACGCCCACGCGGTGCGCCTGGTGTGGCACCTGGACGTCGACGAGGCCGACACGGCCTACGCTGCCGATGTGGTGACGGACCTGCTTGCCGAGGCGGCGCATCGATCGTGA
- a CDS encoding DMT family transporter codes for MPNVRSRQLATLLLVSVTAVWGSTFFLIRDVVRQLSPADFLAVRFTIAAVVITAVFWRQMRRLDRRELTVGAGLGVLYGVAQVLQTVGLAHTDASRSGFITGTYVVLTPVFGAVLLRDRVPRSTWLAVGMATAGLAALSLRGVGFGYGELLTLASAAVYALHIIGLGRWSSSRSASGLAAVQMVVIALVCLVCAAPGGVELPSGRGPWLSVLYMALVAGAVAMWAQTWAQSHLPATRAAIVMTLEPVFAAAFAVTLGSESLTAPMLLGGALVVAAMYVVELVGRKDTGATAAQEPPAEALHHEVS; via the coding sequence GTGCCGAACGTCCGCTCCCGCCAGCTCGCGACCCTGCTGCTCGTCAGCGTCACCGCCGTCTGGGGCTCGACGTTCTTCCTCATCCGGGACGTGGTCCGCCAGCTGTCCCCCGCGGACTTCCTCGCGGTGCGGTTCACCATCGCCGCCGTCGTCATCACCGCGGTGTTCTGGCGGCAGATGCGCCGCCTCGACCGGCGCGAGCTGACGGTGGGCGCCGGGCTCGGCGTGCTCTACGGCGTCGCGCAGGTCCTGCAGACGGTCGGACTGGCCCACACCGACGCCTCCCGCTCGGGGTTCATCACCGGCACCTACGTCGTGCTGACCCCCGTCTTCGGCGCGGTCCTCCTGCGCGACCGGGTGCCCCGCTCCACCTGGCTGGCCGTGGGCATGGCCACCGCCGGCCTGGCCGCGCTGTCCCTGCGCGGCGTCGGGTTCGGCTACGGCGAGCTGCTCACGCTGGCCTCGGCGGCGGTCTACGCCCTGCACATCATCGGCCTGGGGCGCTGGTCCTCCAGCCGCAGCGCCAGCGGACTGGCCGCGGTGCAGATGGTCGTCATCGCCCTCGTCTGCCTGGTGTGCGCCGCCCCGGGCGGGGTCGAGCTGCCCTCGGGGAGGGGCCCCTGGCTGTCGGTGCTCTACATGGCCCTGGTCGCCGGCGCCGTGGCCATGTGGGCGCAGACGTGGGCCCAGAGCCACCTGCCGGCCACCCGGGCCGCGATCGTCATGACCCTCGAGCCGGTGTTCGCCGCCGCCTTCGCGGTCACCCTCGGCAGCGAGAGCCTCACGGCGCCGATGCTGCTCGGTGGCGCGCTGGTCGTCGCCGCGATGTACGTCGTGGAGCTGGTGGGCCGCAAGGACACCGGCGCCACGGCGGCGCAGGAGCCCCCGGCGGAGGCCCTGCACCACGAGGTCAGCTGA
- a CDS encoding DUF1028 domain-containing protein has translation MTFSIVASMGDALGVAVASKFLAVGSVVPAARVGVGAVATQALAKVSYKDDALALLADGVAPEEVVARLTGDDDGHEQRQLGLVTPTGQASYTGPACMDWAGGLTGRDATGGYAIQGNILAGPQVVQEMERAWLEAAHLPFPSRLVHAMLAGDRAGGDRRGRQSAALYAVQAGTGYDASGVLADLRVDDHPEAPQELARLLDLNELYFGGPTNVLPLEGGLLEEVTERLARLGRTQPDVHDALADWAGAENYETRLTSEGIDSRVLQALREATAA, from the coding sequence ATGACCTTCTCCATCGTCGCCTCGATGGGCGACGCCCTCGGCGTCGCCGTCGCCAGCAAGTTCCTCGCCGTCGGGTCGGTCGTGCCGGCCGCCCGCGTGGGCGTGGGCGCCGTGGCGACGCAGGCCCTGGCCAAGGTCTCCTACAAGGACGACGCCCTCGCGCTGCTCGCCGACGGCGTCGCACCCGAGGAGGTCGTCGCCCGGCTCACGGGGGACGACGACGGCCACGAGCAGCGCCAGCTCGGGCTCGTCACGCCCACCGGCCAGGCCAGCTACACCGGGCCCGCGTGCATGGACTGGGCCGGCGGGCTCACCGGACGCGACGCCACCGGCGGCTACGCCATCCAGGGCAACATCCTCGCCGGGCCGCAGGTGGTGCAGGAGATGGAGCGGGCCTGGCTCGAGGCGGCGCACCTGCCGTTCCCGTCCCGTCTGGTCCACGCCATGCTGGCCGGCGACCGGGCAGGCGGCGACCGCCGCGGCCGCCAGTCCGCCGCCCTGTATGCCGTGCAGGCCGGCACCGGCTACGACGCCTCCGGCGTGCTGGCGGACCTGCGCGTCGACGACCACCCCGAGGCGCCCCAGGAGCTGGCCCGCCTGCTCGACCTCAACGAGCTCTACTTCGGCGGACCGACCAACGTGCTGCCGCTCGAGGGCGGGCTGCTGGAGGAGGTCACCGAGCGGCTGGCCCGGCTCGGGCGCACCCAGCCCGACGTGCACGACGCCCTGGCCGACTGGGCCGGGGCCGAGAACTACGAGACGCGGCTGACCTCCGAGGGCATCGACTCGCGGGTGCTGCAGGCCCTGCGCGAGGCCACCGCGGCCTGA
- a CDS encoding lysophospholipid acyltransferase family protein, whose amino-acid sequence MFYWVLKTIVLGPILKLLFRPWVEGEENIPPEGAAIFASNHLSFSDSIFLPLVVPRRMTFLAKSDYFTGRGIKGRLTAAFFKGVGQLPVDRSGGRAGEAALRSGLKVLRRGELLGIYPEGTRSPDGRLYRGRTGVARMALEAGVPVLPVAMVGTDKAQPSGKKLPKIMRIGVRIGTPLDFSRYEGMEDDRFVLRSITDEIMYELMLLSGQEYVDMYATSMKERLLAAARAKAKPLYGGGTEDKSADKAGADTASAEDVAVEDPGAERAGVEGAAVDETAVGGPEPGPQEAVGAAPEDDVTPDGQRAAS is encoded by the coding sequence TTGTTCTACTGGGTGCTCAAGACGATCGTGCTCGGACCCATCCTCAAGCTGCTGTTCCGCCCGTGGGTCGAGGGGGAGGAAAACATCCCCCCGGAGGGTGCGGCGATCTTCGCCAGCAACCACCTGTCCTTCTCGGACTCGATCTTCCTGCCACTGGTGGTGCCGCGCCGGATGACGTTCCTGGCCAAGTCCGACTACTTCACGGGTCGGGGCATCAAGGGCCGCCTCACGGCGGCCTTCTTCAAGGGTGTCGGGCAGCTGCCCGTCGACCGGTCCGGCGGCCGCGCCGGCGAGGCCGCCCTGCGCAGCGGGCTGAAGGTCCTGCGCCGCGGCGAGCTGCTCGGCATCTACCCCGAGGGCACGCGCTCGCCCGACGGCCGGCTCTACCGCGGGCGCACCGGCGTGGCCCGGATGGCCCTCGAGGCCGGAGTCCCCGTGCTCCCGGTCGCGATGGTCGGCACCGACAAGGCCCAGCCGTCCGGCAAGAAGCTGCCCAAGATCATGCGGATCGGGGTGCGCATCGGCACGCCGCTGGACTTCTCGCGCTACGAGGGCATGGAGGACGACCGCTTCGTCCTGCGCTCGATCACCGACGAGATCATGTACGAGCTGATGCTCCTGTCCGGGCAGGAGTACGTCGACATGTACGCCACGTCGATGAAGGAGCGCCTGCTCGCTGCGGCCCGGGCCAAGGCCAAGCCGCTCTACGGCGGTGGCACCGAGGACAAGTCCGCGGACAAGGCCGGCGCGGACACGGCGAGCGCCGAGGACGTCGCCGTCGAGGACCCGGGCGCCGAGCGCGCCGGCGTCGAGGGAGCTGCCGTCGATGAGACCGCGGTCGGCGGCCCCGAACCGGGCCCGCAGGAGGCCGTCGGCGCCGCACCGGAGGACGACGTCACGCCCGACGGCCAGCGCGCCGCCAGCTGA
- the macS gene encoding MacS family sensor histidine kinase — MASGGSRATDPSVVAALWRGLNVLRPVALLYAVYSLHERHPGMEHPWVAFVMLAVLAAWTVAMWVHRDRTTTVVAIELALAVAAILSTRVVDSSAVILGGAPTVPGIWPSAAVVSWAVLKGWRGGLFAAAVVSAADVVEVVVPTDNTVNNIVLLFLVGGCIGYCADLAREGHLALREALRVQAQVQERDRLARTVHDGVLQTLAFIHRRSADLGGPSRELGAMAADQERLLRALVSGVPVPGLDEVVAGDVDLRQVLGRYAGGAVQVVPPADPVPLPRKVAEELSAAVSAALDNVRRHAGDGARAWVLVEDEGQDVVVTVRDDGVGLPAGRLVEAAAHGRLGVRSSITGRLADLGGSARYESHEGEGTAVELRVPRRGRTT; from the coding sequence GTGGCCTCAGGGGGGAGCCGGGCCACCGACCCGAGCGTCGTCGCGGCCCTGTGGCGCGGGCTCAACGTCCTGCGCCCCGTGGCCCTGCTGTATGCCGTGTACTCCCTGCACGAACGCCACCCCGGGATGGAGCATCCCTGGGTGGCGTTCGTCATGCTGGCCGTCCTGGCGGCCTGGACCGTGGCCATGTGGGTCCACCGGGACCGCACGACCACCGTGGTGGCCATCGAGCTCGCCCTGGCTGTCGCGGCCATACTCTCCACCCGGGTCGTCGACTCCAGCGCGGTGATCCTCGGGGGCGCCCCGACCGTGCCCGGCATCTGGCCCTCGGCGGCCGTCGTCTCCTGGGCTGTGCTCAAGGGCTGGCGTGGGGGGCTCTTCGCGGCGGCCGTGGTCTCCGCCGCCGACGTGGTCGAGGTCGTCGTGCCCACCGACAACACGGTCAACAACATCGTCCTGCTCTTCCTCGTCGGCGGCTGCATCGGCTACTGCGCCGACCTGGCCCGGGAGGGGCACCTGGCCCTGCGCGAGGCGTTGCGGGTGCAGGCGCAGGTGCAGGAGCGCGACCGGCTGGCCCGCACCGTCCACGACGGCGTCCTGCAGACCCTCGCCTTCATCCACCGCCGCAGCGCGGACCTCGGCGGGCCCAGCCGTGAGCTCGGTGCCATGGCGGCCGACCAGGAGCGGCTGCTGCGGGCACTGGTCAGCGGGGTGCCGGTGCCGGGGCTGGACGAGGTGGTCGCCGGCGACGTCGACCTGCGCCAGGTCCTGGGTCGCTACGCGGGCGGCGCGGTCCAGGTGGTGCCACCCGCCGACCCGGTGCCGTTGCCGCGCAAGGTCGCCGAAGAGCTGTCGGCCGCGGTGAGCGCGGCCCTGGACAACGTGCGCCGGCACGCCGGCGATGGCGCCCGGGCCTGGGTGCTGGTCGAGGACGAGGGCCAGGACGTGGTCGTCACGGTGCGCGACGACGGTGTCGGGCTGCCCGCGGGGCGGCTCGTCGAGGCCGCTGCCCACGGCAGGTTGGGCGTGCGCAGCAGCATCACCGGCCGGCTCGCCGACCTCGGCGGCAGTGCCCGCTACGAGAGCCACGAGGGGGAGGGCACCGCGGTCGAGCTGCGGGTGCCCCGGAGGGGGAGGACCACATGA
- a CDS encoding alpha/beta hydrolase, with the protein MAILPGAEPFSHDGSDVGVLLVHGFTGTPQSLRPWAEHLAEAGYTVRLPRLPGHGTTWQEMNRTEWSDWYATVDATFRELLARCRTVFVAGLSMGGALALQLAQNHGPRVAGLVLVNPAVKFEDPRLVVLPVLKHLVGALPGIANDIKKADATELAYTKTPLKAGHSQIVAWRTVIRDLPEVTQPVLLLHSPQDHVVPASSSALVLSKISSEDVQEILLENSYHVATLDNDAPLIFAESVKFIERLTS; encoded by the coding sequence GTGGCGATCCTGCCCGGAGCAGAGCCCTTCTCCCACGACGGGTCCGACGTCGGGGTCCTGCTGGTCCACGGCTTCACCGGCACCCCGCAGAGCCTGCGCCCGTGGGCCGAGCACCTCGCCGAGGCCGGCTACACCGTCCGGCTGCCGCGACTGCCCGGCCACGGCACCACGTGGCAGGAGATGAACCGCACCGAGTGGTCCGACTGGTACGCCACCGTCGATGCCACCTTCCGTGAGCTGCTCGCCCGGTGCCGCACGGTCTTCGTCGCAGGCCTGTCCATGGGCGGGGCACTGGCCCTGCAGCTCGCGCAGAACCACGGCCCCCGGGTCGCCGGGCTGGTGCTGGTCAACCCGGCAGTGAAGTTCGAGGACCCGCGCCTGGTGGTGCTGCCGGTGCTCAAGCACCTCGTCGGCGCGCTGCCCGGGATCGCCAACGACATCAAGAAGGCCGACGCGACCGAGCTGGCCTACACGAAGACGCCGCTCAAGGCCGGGCACTCCCAGATCGTCGCCTGGCGCACGGTCATCCGTGACCTGCCCGAGGTCACCCAGCCGGTGCTGCTGCTGCACTCCCCGCAGGACCACGTCGTCCCGGCGTCGAGCTCGGCCCTCGTGCTGAGCAAGATCTCCAGCGAGGACGTCCAGGAGATCCTGCTGGAGAACAGCTACCACGTCGCCACGCTCGACAACGACGCGCCGCTGATCTTCGCCGAGTCGGTCAAGTTCATCGAGCGCCTCACCAGCTGA